TTCAGCCGCCAGCAGGTCCTGGCCACGCGGGTGATCGACCTGAACGAGGTGGTGACGGACACCGAAAAGATGCTCCGGCGGCTGATCGGCGAGGACGTCCGGCTGACGGCCGCCTTGGGCTCCGAGCCCCGGCCGGTCCGCGCCGACCCGGGGCAGGTCGAGCAGGTGCTCTTGAACCTGGCGGTGAACGCGCGGGACGCGATGCCCGAGGGCGGCCGGCTGACGATCGAGACCCGGAACGTCGAGCTGGACGAGGCGTACGTCCGCACGCACGGGGCCGCCCGCGCCGGCCCTCACGTCCTCCTGAGCGTGGCGGACACGGGGAGCGGGATCCCGCCGGAGCTGATGGCGAAGGTCTTCGAGCCGTTCTTCACGACCAAGGAGCCTGGCAAGGGGACCGGGCTCGGGCTGGCCACCGTGTACGGGATCGTCAAGCAGAGCGGCGGCCACGTCGCGGTGTACAGCGAGGTCGGGGTCGGCACGACGTTCAAGGTCTATCTCCCCCGGGTCGAGCCGGCGTCCACTGGCCCGAAATCACCATCCCCGATCCTGCCTCCTCCGCCCGGGACGGAGACGGTCTTGCTCGCCGAGGACGAGGCCGCCGTGCGGTCCCTGACCCGCTACGTCCTTGCGCAATGCGGCTACCGCGTGCTGGAGGCGAGCGACGGCGACGACGCCGTGCGGGTGGCCGCCGGATACGACGGGCCGATCGATCTCCTGGTCACCGACGTCGTCATGCCCGGATCGGGAGGGCGGGCCGTCGCCGAGCGGATGGCCGAGCGACGTCCCGGGATCCGGGTGCTATACGTATCCGGGTACACAGACGATGCGGTGATCCGCCACGGGGTGCTGCGGGAGGGGGCGGATTTCCTCCAGAAGCCGTTCACCCCGATCGCCCTGGCGTTCAAGGTCCGCGCGGTGCTCGACCGGGACGGCGCAGAGGGTGCGCGATCCGTGGGAGGAGACGGCGGATGAACGGAAGTGGACCGGGACTCGGGCTCATCTTGATCGTGGACGACGAGCCCGCGATCACCCAGCTCCTCCGTCTGGTGCTGGAGGCGAAGGGCCAACGGGTCGTCGTGGCCGGCGACGGCCAGGCGGCGATGGATCGCGTGGCCGAACGCCGACCCGACCTGGTGATCCTGGACGTCAACCTGCCTCGGGTGGGCGGATTCGAGGTCTGCGAGCGGCTCAAGAGCAGCCCGGAGACTCGCCTGATCCCAATCCTGATGTTGACCGGCTCCGCGATCGACGACCGCATGCGGGCCTGGGACCTCGGGGCCGACGAGTTCTTGACCAAGCCGTTCCAGTCCCTGGAAGTCGTCGCCCGCTGCCGCTCCCTGCTGCGCCAGAAGGACCTGGTGGACGCGCTGGACTCGGCCGAATCCGTCGTGTTCGCCCTGGCCCGCGCGATCGAGGCGAAATCCCCGTTCACCCATGGGCATTCGGGCCGAGTGACCCGGCACGCCCTCTCGCTCGCGGCGAAGCTGGCGCTGGGCGAGCCCGAGATCGACGTGCTCCGTCGCGGCGCGGCCCTGCACGACATCGGCAAGCTCAGCATGCCCGACTCCATCCTCAACAAGCCCGAGCCTCTGACGCCCGAAGAGTTCGAGGTCGCCAGGCGGCATCCCGAAGACGGCGCGAAGATCGTCGAGCCCCTCCGCTCCGCCCGGGACGTCATCTCCTTGATCCGCTGGCACCACGAACGGATGGACGGCGGGGGCTATCCGGACGGCATCGCCGGCGGCGCGATCCCCTTGCTGGTCCGCATCCTGTCGGTGGCCGACGTGTACGACGCGCTGGCGAGCGAGCGGCCGTACCGGCCGGCCATGCCCCACGAACAGTGCCGGGCGGTGATGACGGAGAACGCCGCCGCCGGCGGGCTCGACCCCGAACTCGTCCGAGTCTTCTTCGACCCCACCTTCGGGTCGAGGGTCGCGACGCCGCCGGGAGGGCCGGCGAGCCCGCCGGGGAGCAATCCTTCGAGAGTCGGGGTTCGACCCGGATCGGGCTGAGGATCATCGAATCATGAGGCGGCAGGGGAGCATTCAGGAGGTGACCTCGTCGGAGGTCCAGGTCGTCCCGACTGCGATCGCCGCCCAGGAGTCACGGATCGCGGGAGTGGACGCCCTCATCGCCGAGCTGGTGGCGAGGTTGAATCAGATCTCCTGGAATTCGTCGCGGCCGCGGTCGAGCGACCCGTCGCACCTGAGGCCGGCTTCGCCGGCGCGGCCGACGACCGGGGCATCTGCGGGGTGAACTCGTTCGGCTCGAGCCCGCCGAAGCCTTCGACGCCGGTGCGGACATCGCCCGGGGCCGCGGCGAGCCCCTCGGGTGCGGCGACCCGAGCCGCTGATCAGTCAGGTCTTCGCGGCTCCCATCGTCCGGCCCGACGTGGTCGGGCACCGCCTGCGCCCTCTCGCCCGCGCACGGTATGGAATGTCGACCTGCGGTGTTGCGTCGGTCAACGCCCTCGGCGCGGTCGACGCGGAGGCGCCCGTGAACGTCCGTCGGCGCTCCGGCGAAGTCGACGAGACGGGCCGGCGAGAGGCCCGCCTCCGAACGGGGCATGCGATTCGATCACGTACTCGTCGTCGTCGAGACGAAGAGCGTCTGCGATGTCCCGGCAGAAAGCCGAGTCGAGTTCGACAACTCCGAGACAGGCCGGTCCACCTCGCCATCGCTCACGGGGTGGGGAGCGTGCGGCTCGCCGCCTGGACGAGACTTGCGGTCGGCTGGGGGCGATCCGTCCAATAGCCAGGTAGCGGCCGGGAGGGCTCGCAAGCAGGAGCGGGCGTCTCGACCGGCGTCGGGGCGGCACGGATCATTCTTCGAATAGCGGACGCGAGACGACCGAATCGACGGCGGCGACGCAGCCGTCCCTGCGCCGTCCGGACCACCGCGAGCGACTCACGGCGGCCGATGGCTAGCTGCTGGAACTCCTCGAGCAAGCCCTCCGAGTCGACTGCGGAATCGGGCGGCGCGTGCGCGTCGATCGGCAAGGCCCACTCAGACTCGTCGATCCCTTGTCGCCGCTTCCTTGAATCCCGGAGGCCGAGATTTCTTGCGAGTACGTCCCGTCCCTTGCCCTACGCGGGACCTCCAAGCGACGCACAACAGGATCGGGCTCGCCCACCGCTTCGTCGAGGACGACGTTCATCGAGACCTCCGTCGCCCGACCTCCATGCGTCGGAGGACCCCGCCGGCCCGGGCGGTGAGCTGGGCGTGGGCCTCCACCTCACTGGCCCACTTCCCCTGGACGCGATGCCACTCCAGCAGGCGCCTGACCCTTTCGATCAGCTCGGACGCTTTGTCGCCGCCGACGTATATCGACTTGTGGACGCATCGCCCGCCCTCCTCGACCAGGTATCGGACCGCCCAGTCGCGACGGCCGCGGGCCTTCTTATCGACCAGGGTCCCCTGGGCGAGGAGCGACGGCGAGGCGGCCTCCAGCTTTGCACGGATCGCGTCCCAGCGGGCCTCCAGTCCGACGATGCCAGCCTTCGGGTAAGCCTCAGCCATCGCCCCGGTCTTCCCCGCGCCGCAGCCCGCCGCCCAGCCAGTAGGGGGGGCTCCGGTCGACGGGCGCGACGTCAGGCCTCTCGCGGTGGTCCAACGCCGCCTCCGGCGGGTCGGCGGCCGGAGCCTCTCCGTAACGCCTCGCGGCCCGGGCGTTCTCGTCGCGTTTGGCGTCGGCCAGCGTCCAAAGCCGGGCGACGCGCGCCTGAGCCTCCAGCAGGCCGGCGACGTGTTCCTGGATGTCCAGGAGCCGGGGCAGCAAGCTCTCGGACACGTCCTGCGGAGGCTCGCTGGGGCCGAACTGCCGCCTCGACCGGGCTGCGCCGGAGATTCGAGTGTTGATGTAAAAGGAACATCTCATCATCATATAAGTCGTAAATGAGATCATCCTCGCGAAGGTCTCGGCCGCGAACCGCGCCGGATCCCCGCCGCAGCGGACCTCGATCGCGCGGCCCAGTTGTTCGAAGGCATCCTCGAGTCCGAAGAGCGACACGTCGCGCGACACGAGCTCGTTCCAAACCGCGTCGACGTCGCCGGCGTAGGCCGCCCGCTTGCGGGCGGTGGCCTCTCCGCCCTCGGGGCCGGGCCGCGGATCCTTCATGATCTCCTCCTTTGTACAACCCGGCGGGCCGCGTGTGCACGTCCCCGATGAGGCTCCATCCTAACCGCACCGCCGTTACGGGTGCCGGAGCCTCGGCCCTCCCCCGCCTTCCCTTCCGCGCATGAGGATTCGAGCTGGCCTCCACCTGGCGGCGGTCGAGGGAGTTGCGGCCGCCCCCCTGCAGTCCCTCGTACGGACCGATCGAGGAGATGTGGCCGAAGGCCTGTGGCGCGCCAGGACGACACCGGCATTTTATCACCTCCTGGCCGACTCCCTCGGCCACGTCACCGCCGAGACCTTCGCGGGCTGGCTCCATCATCCAGTGCTGTTTACCATGCCGGGGCCCGCCGCCATAGTCCGTCGGAGTCTGATTCCCCCCCGCGAATGCTCGCCGAGTCGCCCATCTGGTCGTCGACGAAGTCGGACGGGATACCCGCCGCGATCGCCCCGCGCGCGCAAGTCTTACAACCCTCCCTCGCCGCCCTGTCACGGTGGAGTATCATGCAATGGCCGCCCTGCCCTGCGACCGCGTCGGCGTCTCTATGGGTGCCCAGATTGTGGTCGTACGGCCGCCTCCGGTAGCCCAGCGACAGGGTGGTCGAACTCGCTCCACCGAAGCGCGTAGGCCGACAGTGTACATCCCCAACTCGGAGCAGCCTCGGTCATCGACTCGGTGATGCTCGTGTCGTCGCCATGCGCGATCGCGAACGACGCCGTTGACACGTGACGAGTCGGCCCAGAAGGCGCCATCAGTAAAGATGGGGGGTACCAGGCCCGGTCGCCCGTCACGACGATCCGCATGGGGGCGAAACAGATGTCTTAGGACGCACGGCCGGTGAAGGCAGATGCGGACCCGTGCCGCGTCGTCACCAAACTTGTCACTAAACTCCCGTCAGAGCCCTTGTCTTGGCGTCCAAATCCGCTCAAGTCGGCGGAATCGAGATTTCCGCTCACGTTCCGCAAGTTGTATGCATTAAGGGAGATGCGTGTGAGAAGTCCCGTGGTTGCGGGGGTAAAGGCCATGAGCGCGAGCTATTGACCTACGAGGGGCGGGCGGAATTCGCCGGCAGGTTCAGCCCCCGCCACGTCGTCCCTTGCGAGGCTCGTCCTCGCGGGCGAGGCGGTTCTGGACGAGGGCGAGGACGGCGGCCTCCTCGGGCTTGAGGTCGCCGAGGGACATGGTCATCTCGCGGTCGGTCCGATCGCGGAGGGCTTCGAGCATGGAGCCGTCGAGGTAGGCGTCGAGCACGGCGGGGTGGACGTAGCACTTGCGGCACACGCTCGGCGTGTTCCCCAGGCGCTCGGCGACTCTTTCGACGGCCTGCACGATGTTTCGCTTGGCCTGGGCGTCGGAGTCGAACGTCTCGAATTCTTGGAGCGCGATCGACGCCAGGACCGTCCCGGCCCAGGTGCGGAAGTCCTTGGCGGTGAAGTCCTCGCCGGAGACTTCGCGCAGGTACTCGTTGACGTCGCCCGAATCGACGTGCTGGACCTCACCATCGTCGTCGACGTAGGTGAACAGCTCCTGTCCCGGAAGCTCCTGGCAACGGGCGACGATACGGGCGAGGCGGCGGTCTTTGATCGAGATCTTGTGGCGTACGCCGCTCTTGCCCTTGAACTGAAACTCGATCGTCGGACCGTCGACGGCGACGTGCTTGCTGCGCATGGTCGTCAGGCCGAACGACTTGTTCGTCCTGGCGTACTCCTCGTTTCCGACGCGGATCAACGACAGCTCCAGGAGTTGAACGACGGCCGCCAGCACCTTGCGGCGGGGCATGCCGGCGAGCCGCAGGTCGGCGTCCGTCGCCTCGCGGATGCGCGGCAGGGCCTGGCCGAAGAGGGCCATGCGGCCGTACTTGGCGTCGTCGCGGACGCGACGCCAACGGGGGTGATAGCGGTACTGCTTCCTCCCCTTGTCGTCGCGACCGGTGGCCTGGACGTGACCCTGAGCCGACGAGCAGATCCAGACGTCGGTCCATGCCGGTGGGATCGCCAAGGACTTGATCCGTCCGAGCGTCGCCTCGTCCCGCACTGCCTTTCCAACGGCATCCACGTATCGAAAAGCCTTTCCGGACCGCCTGCGCCCGAGGCCGGGCTTGGCGTCGCTCACGTACCGGAGCCCCGCCGCCCTGGCGGCGAGGGCCGCATGATCGCGGGTGGCGTTCGACGGCTCTTCGAGGGTGTTAGCGCTCATGGCTATCCGCTCAGGCAATCCTGATGCCGGATCCCGCGCAGAAGAGATGTTCGGGCGGAGCCGGATGTCGCGACGAGCCGGAATCCGACGCGGAGCGCGCCGGGCTGTGGCCGCTTCCCTCCGGCCGTCGGTTGCGGGATCGGTCGGTCTTTCCTTACTCTGAAGAGGATCGGATTCCGTCTCTCGCTCGATCGGTCGAGGCTCGATGATTCGTTCTTACTTGGTCCTGGCTGTTACGGGGGCTTCTTTACTGCTGGCGGCGTTCGCGACGGGCTTCCCCGCGACGGTCGAGCCGCGCGCGGGCGGCGCGGCCTGGCGTGGAGTTCATCTGCTGGTCTCGTTGGGGACCGTCGTGCTGGTGTTGGGGATTCATTCCATCGTCTACACGTATTTCATGGCGACGGTGAAGTGGGCCAAGGAGGTGTCGCGCGTATACGGGCTGCCGGACTGGCTCGTGGCCCAGGCCTCGCGGAACAAAGGGCGGGCGTCGAGGTTCATAATGGGGGCCGTGGCGGCGGTCGCGGCGGCGGCCTGGCTGGGGGCTGCGGCCGACACCCGAGGCGGGCGCTACGGATCATGGCACCTGGCCGCCGCGGGCTTCGCGCTGGGGTTCAACGCCGTGGCTTTCGTC
The DNA window shown above is from Paludisphaera mucosa and carries:
- a CDS encoding HD-GYP domain-containing protein; the protein is MNGSGPGLGLILIVDDEPAITQLLRLVLEAKGQRVVVAGDGQAAMDRVAERRPDLVILDVNLPRVGGFEVCERLKSSPETRLIPILMLTGSAIDDRMRAWDLGADEFLTKPFQSLEVVARCRSLLRQKDLVDALDSAESVVFALARAIEAKSPFTHGHSGRVTRHALSLAAKLALGEPEIDVLRRGAALHDIGKLSMPDSILNKPEPLTPEEFEVARRHPEDGAKIVEPLRSARDVISLIRWHHERMDGGGYPDGIAGGAIPLLVRILSVADVYDALASERPYRPAMPHEQCRAVMTENAAAGGLDPELVRVFFDPTFGSRVATPPGGPASPPGSNPSRVGVRPGSG
- a CDS encoding DNA topoisomerase IB → MSANTLEEPSNATRDHAALAARAAGLRYVSDAKPGLGRRRSGKAFRYVDAVGKAVRDEATLGRIKSLAIPPAWTDVWICSSAQGHVQATGRDDKGRKQYRYHPRWRRVRDDAKYGRMALFGQALPRIREATDADLRLAGMPRRKVLAAVVQLLELSLIRVGNEEYARTNKSFGLTTMRSKHVAVDGPTIEFQFKGKSGVRHKISIKDRRLARIVARCQELPGQELFTYVDDDGEVQHVDSGDVNEYLREVSGEDFTAKDFRTWAGTVLASIALQEFETFDSDAQAKRNIVQAVERVAERLGNTPSVCRKCYVHPAVLDAYLDGSMLEALRDRTDREMTMSLGDLKPEEAAVLALVQNRLAREDEPRKGRRGGG
- a CDS encoding DUF6444 domain-containing protein, whose protein sequence is MRRQGSIQEVTSSEVQVVPTAIAAQESRIAGVDALIAELVARLNQISWNSSRPRSSDPSHLRPASPARPTTGASAG